In Nerophis ophidion isolate RoL-2023_Sa linkage group LG03, RoL_Noph_v1.0, whole genome shotgun sequence, the following are encoded in one genomic region:
- the hapln3 gene encoding hyaluronan and proteoglycan link protein 3: MLGLWCPLLAACLLLQLLLLLPASWCRMPEYNNGFYYHDVTNSNGNGEIYFNGVRLHVESPQPSVSATRGGSVTLPCHFHYEPEVSAPRRTRVKWSWLPANTAAPATLAALGAAPAIETEVMVAMGNRHRSYGSFQGRVRLRRSAPGDMSLVINELRLNDTGRYRCEVIDGVEDESVTVELELRGVVFPYFSNRGRYHFNYPRAQQACQDQEATLATFEQLFTAWEEGLDWCNAGWLADGTVQYPITAPRDGCGGSGLAPGIRNYGPRHRLLHRFDAFCFSASIKGTVYFLQNPTRLNFSEAVQACARDFSSVAKVGQLYAAWRLSGLDRCDAGWLADASVRYPITKVRANCGPPEPGVRTYGFPPRHMKFGVYCYR, encoded by the exons ATGCTCGGTCTCTGGTGCCCTCTGCTGGCTGCATGCCTGCTACTACAACTACTTCTACTGCTACCTGCCTCCTGGTGCAGGATGCCTGAATACAACAATGGATTCTACTACCATGACGTCACCAACAGCAACGGCAATGGCGAAA TCTACTTCAATGGCGTGCGTCTGCATGTGGAGTCCCCCCAGCCATCAGTGTCGGCCACCAGGGGGGGCAGCGTCACCCTCCCTTGCCATTTCCACTACGAGCCTGAGGTCAGCGCCCCCCGCAGGACGCGGGTCAAGTGGTCGTGGTTGCCCGCCAACACTGCCGCGCCCGCCACCCTCGCCGCCCTGGGCGCCGCCCCCGCCATAGAGACGGAGGTAATGGTCGCCATGGGCAACCGTCACCGCAGCTACGGTAGCTTCCAGGGCCGCGTGCGCCTGCGACGCTCGGCGCCAGGCGACATGTCGCTGGTCATCAACGAGCTGCGCCTCAATGACACGGGGCGATACCGATGTGAGGTGATTGATGGCGTGGAGGACGAGAGCGTCACCGTGGAGCTGGAGCTGCGAG GTGTGGTGTTTCCCTACTTCTCGAACAGAGGACGCTACCACTTCAACTACCCGCGGGCGCAGCAGGCGTGCCAGGATCAGGAGGCCACGCTGGCCACCTTTGAGCAGTTGTTCACGGCGTGGGAAGAAGGCCTGGACTGGTGCAACGCCGGCTGGTTGGCCGACGGCACGGTGCAGTATCCCATCACGGCGCCACGTGACGGATGCGGGGGCTCCGGCTTGGCGCCCGGTATTCGCAACTACGGTCCGCGCCACCGCCTTCTCCACCGCTTTGACGCCTTCTGCTTCTCCGCCTCCATCAAAG GGACGGTCTACTTCCTGCAGAACCCGACCAGGCTCAACTTCAGCGAGGCTGTCCAGGCTTGCGCCAGAGACTTCAGTTCCGTGGCCAAAGTGGGCCAACTGTACGCCGCCTGGAGGCTCTCAGGATTGGACCGCTGCGACGCTGGGTGGTTGGCCGACGCCAGCGTCCGCTACCCCATCACCAAGGTCCGGGCTAACTGCGGACCCCCGGAACCTGGGGTGCGCACCTATGGCTTCCCCCCAAGGCACATGAAGTTTGGCGTCTACTGCTACCGGTAG